In the Acidovorax sp. A79 genome, one interval contains:
- a CDS encoding ATP phosphoribosyltransferase regulatory subunit → MSAWVLPDHIADVLPSEARHIEELRRGLLDTARCYGYELVMPPLLEHLESLLTGTGEALDLQTFKLVDQLSGRSMGLRADTTPQVARIDAHLLNRKGVARLCYCGPVLHTRPDRPHATREPLQFGAEIYGHAGLEADLEALQLARECLRVADVRGTTIDLGDVRIVRSLLAGVPLNAQVLSAIHAALAAKDAGELVSLTRAFPEKSRKGLLALLQLYGDQAVLDEAEKALKHFPDIPLLLSNLKWLATRLEGATVTFDLADLRGYAYYSGARFAIYAPGASDALVRGGRYDEVGAVFGRNRPAAGFSLDLKQVVGVVSPRALKAAIRAPWEESDEVNAAIAKLRKAGETVVCVLPGHESEVDEFHCDRELVQVAGRWVVQAV, encoded by the coding sequence ATGTCTGCTTGGGTCCTTCCGGATCACATTGCCGATGTCTTGCCGTCCGAAGCGCGGCACATCGAAGAATTGCGTCGCGGGCTGCTTGATACAGCCCGTTGTTATGGCTATGAGCTGGTGATGCCTCCTTTGCTGGAGCATCTCGAATCCTTGCTGACAGGTACTGGCGAGGCGCTCGACCTCCAGACCTTCAAGCTGGTGGATCAGCTCTCCGGGCGTTCCATGGGGCTGCGGGCGGACACCACCCCCCAAGTGGCCCGCATCGATGCGCACCTGCTCAATCGCAAGGGGGTTGCTCGGCTGTGCTATTGCGGCCCCGTACTGCACACCCGGCCTGACCGTCCCCATGCCACACGCGAGCCCCTGCAGTTCGGCGCGGAGATATACGGGCATGCCGGGCTGGAGGCGGACCTCGAGGCTTTGCAGTTGGCCCGGGAGTGCCTGCGGGTTGCGGACGTTCGTGGCACGACGATCGACCTGGGGGACGTGCGGATTGTGCGCAGCCTGCTGGCTGGCGTGCCGCTGAATGCCCAGGTGTTGAGTGCCATCCATGCCGCGCTGGCTGCAAAGGACGCTGGCGAATTGGTGTCTTTGACCCGCGCTTTCCCCGAGAAGTCTCGCAAAGGTTTGCTGGCGCTGCTGCAGCTGTATGGAGATCAGGCTGTGTTGGATGAGGCTGAAAAAGCGCTCAAGCACTTTCCCGACATTCCCCTGCTGCTATCAAATTTGAAATGGCTTGCTACCCGGTTGGAGGGGGCTACCGTGACGTTTGATCTGGCCGATTTGCGTGGTTATGCGTATTACAGCGGTGCACGTTTCGCGATCTATGCACCGGGTGCAAGCGATGCGTTGGTCCGAGGCGGGCGCTATGACGAAGTGGGGGCCGTGTTCGGCAGAAACCGCCCCGCGGCAGGGTTCAGCTTGGATCTCAAGCAAGTGGTCGGCGTAGTGTCGCCGCGTGCGTTGAAGGCGGCGATCCGAGCCCCATGGGAGGAGTCGGATGAGGTCAATGCGGCCATCGCCAAACTCCGCAAGGCGGGTGAGACGGTGGTCTGCGTTCTGCCGGGGCATGAGAGCGAAGTGGACGAGTTCCACTGCGACCGGGAACTGGTGCAGGTTGCGGGCCGGTGGGTCGTGCAGGCTGTTTGA
- a CDS encoding DUF2065 domain-containing protein produces the protein MTFDSLWTALALVLVIEGLLPFLSPQGWRRAVSQIALLQDGQIRFFALLAIVAGVAVLWF, from the coding sequence GTGACTTTTGACAGCCTTTGGACGGCTCTGGCCCTCGTGCTGGTGATTGAAGGGCTATTGCCCTTCCTATCGCCACAGGGCTGGCGGCGTGCGGTCTCCCAGATTGCACTGCTGCAGGATGGCCAGATACGTTTTTTCGCATTGCTGGCCATCGTTGCCGGTGTTGCCGTGCTGTGGTTCTGA
- the hfq gene encoding RNA chaperone Hfq, producing the protein MSNKGQLLQDPFLNALRREHVPVSIYLVNGIKLQGQIESFDQYVVLLRNTVTQMVYKHAISTIVPGRAVNFSTADTPDADSSNA; encoded by the coding sequence GTGAGCAATAAAGGCCAGCTTTTGCAAGATCCCTTCCTCAACGCGCTGCGTCGGGAGCATGTTCCTGTTTCCATCTATCTGGTGAATGGAATCAAGCTGCAGGGGCAGATCGAGTCATTCGACCAGTATGTGGTGTTGCTGCGCAATACAGTGACCCAGATGGTTTACAAGCACGCTATTTCCACCATCGTGCCAGGTCGCGCCGTCAATTTTTCCACCGCCGACACCCCTGATGCAGATAGCAGCAACGCTTGA
- the bamB gene encoding outer membrane protein assembly factor BamB, translating to MAFICANNTPGGRMLLRGVSSAVLVATLAGCSLWSGSSSKPVPADLGANVAVLGVRQAWTARIGNVGGFPLEVHSAGNVVTVASADGVVAAIDARTGGDVWRTALAEPLSAGVGSDGKSAAVVSRSNTLIVLDAGRERWRQSLAAQVFTPPLVAGGRVFVLSTDRSLAAYDAVTGRKLWSQQRPGDPLVLRQAGVLLAVGDTLVAGFAGRLVGLNPDNGSVRWEAPLASSRGTNDVERLVELVGRTSRVGDSVCARAFQSAVGCVNTARGAVAWTQPASGADGVHGDGEALFGAESNGTVIAWRRSDGSRLWATDRLKHRKLTAPLLLGRSVVVGDDAGLVHLLSRADGSPLNRIATDASGIAAAPAVAADTLVVVTRNGGVYGFRPD from the coding sequence ATGGCGTTCATTTGTGCAAACAACACGCCGGGCGGGCGGATGCTGCTGCGTGGCGTTTCGTCCGCGGTGCTGGTCGCCACGTTGGCCGGGTGTTCGCTGTGGAGTGGCAGCAGCTCCAAACCCGTACCTGCCGATCTGGGGGCCAATGTCGCTGTCCTGGGTGTGCGGCAGGCATGGACAGCGCGCATCGGCAACGTCGGAGGATTTCCGCTGGAGGTCCACTCCGCAGGCAATGTGGTGACCGTGGCATCCGCTGACGGCGTGGTGGCTGCGATCGATGCGCGCACCGGTGGAGACGTATGGCGCACCGCACTGGCCGAGCCCTTGTCCGCGGGTGTGGGAAGCGATGGAAAGTCTGCGGCTGTCGTGTCCCGCAGCAACACGTTGATTGTTCTGGATGCCGGCCGTGAGCGATGGCGGCAATCCCTGGCTGCGCAGGTATTCACGCCCCCCCTGGTTGCTGGCGGGCGTGTCTTTGTGCTGTCGACGGATCGGTCGCTGGCCGCCTACGATGCTGTGACGGGGCGCAAGCTCTGGAGCCAGCAGCGCCCTGGAGACCCCTTGGTCTTGCGCCAAGCCGGCGTGCTCCTGGCTGTGGGAGATACCTTGGTGGCGGGTTTTGCCGGCCGCCTTGTGGGCTTGAACCCGGACAACGGCAGCGTTCGCTGGGAGGCGCCGCTGGCCAGTTCGCGCGGTACCAATGATGTCGAACGCCTGGTGGAACTGGTCGGCCGTACCAGCCGGGTAGGGGACTCCGTCTGTGCACGGGCCTTCCAGTCGGCTGTGGGTTGCGTCAATACGGCCAGAGGCGCGGTGGCCTGGACGCAGCCGGCCAGTGGAGCCGATGGAGTGCACGGCGATGGCGAAGCGCTGTTCGGGGCCGAGAGCAATGGCACGGTGATTGCGTGGCGCCGCAGCGACGGCTCACGCCTGTGGGCGACGGACAGGCTCAAGCACCGCAAACTGACAGCGCCTTTGCTGCTGGGGCGCTCGGTGGTGGTCGGGGACGATGCAGGCCTCGTTCATCTACTTTCCCGTGCGGACGGTTCTCCGCTTAACCGCATTGCCACCGATGCATCCGGCATAGCTGCGGCGCCTGCTGTCGCTGCCGATACGCTGGTGGTGGTCACGCGAAACGGTGGCGTCTACGGATTCCGTCCTGATTGA
- the hflC gene encoding protease modulator HflC yields the protein MNRVGFIASTLLVVLALMSSMLFVVDQRQFGVLYALGQIKEVITEPGLNFKLPPPFQNVSYIDKRLLTLDSSDTEPMLTAEKQRVVIDWYVRWRISEPTEYIRNVGLDESAGAMQLNRVVRNAFQEEINKRTVKELLSLKREALMADVKREVLETVRGAKPWGVDVVDVRITRVDYVEAITESVYRRMEAERKRVANELRSTGAAEGEKIRADADRQREIAIANAYRDAQKIKGEGDAEAARIYAEAFGRDPQFAQFYRSLEAYKSSFNKKTDVMVLDPSSSEFFKTFRGGTSATAPAAAARK from the coding sequence GTGAACAGAGTCGGATTTATTGCATCTACCCTCCTGGTGGTGCTGGCCCTCATGAGCTCCATGCTTTTCGTGGTGGACCAGCGCCAGTTTGGCGTGCTTTACGCGCTGGGGCAGATCAAGGAAGTGATTACCGAGCCGGGCTTGAATTTCAAGCTGCCGCCGCCTTTCCAGAATGTGTCGTATATCGACAAGCGTCTTCTGACGCTGGACAGCAGCGATACAGAACCCATGCTGACGGCTGAAAAACAGCGTGTGGTCATCGACTGGTATGTGCGCTGGCGCATCTCCGAACCCACGGAGTACATCCGCAATGTGGGGTTGGACGAAAGCGCCGGGGCCATGCAGCTCAATCGGGTGGTGCGCAATGCCTTTCAGGAGGAAATCAACAAGCGCACTGTCAAGGAACTGCTGTCTCTCAAACGCGAGGCGCTGATGGCAGATGTGAAGCGCGAAGTGCTCGAGACCGTTCGCGGGGCCAAGCCCTGGGGTGTGGACGTGGTGGATGTGCGCATTACCCGCGTCGACTACGTGGAAGCCATCACGGAATCGGTCTACCGGCGCATGGAGGCTGAGCGTAAGCGTGTCGCCAATGAACTGCGCTCCACAGGGGCGGCCGAGGGCGAAAAAATTCGGGCGGATGCAGATCGTCAGCGTGAGATAGCGATTGCCAATGCTTACCGCGATGCCCAGAAGATCAAGGGTGAAGGCGATGCTGAAGCAGCGCGCATCTACGCCGAGGCTTTTGGCCGGGACCCACAGTTTGCCCAGTTCTACCGCAGCCTGGAGGCATACAAGTCCAGCTTCAACAAGAAGACCGACGTGATGGTCCTCGATCCCTCGTCTTCGGAATTCTTCAAGACTTTCCGAGGCGGAACCTCGGCCACGGCGCCTGCTGCCGCGGCACGCAAGTGA
- a CDS encoding phosphoribosyltransferase: MLTEDGKHLYVSYDEYHSLIEKLALKVHQSGWKFDTILCLARGGLRPGDILSRIFDKPLAIMSTSSYRAEAGTVQGHLDIARFITTPKGEIAGKVLLVDDLADSGHTLHAVINMLKTNYAPITELRSAVIWTKGLSTFSADYSVEFLPTNPWIHQPFEGYDSLSPDKLLEKWRV; this comes from the coding sequence ATGTTGACCGAAGACGGCAAACACCTCTATGTCAGTTATGACGAGTATCACAGCCTCATCGAGAAGCTGGCCCTCAAGGTGCATCAGTCGGGATGGAAGTTCGACACGATCCTGTGTCTTGCACGGGGCGGGTTGCGTCCCGGCGATATCCTGAGTCGTATCTTCGACAAGCCCCTGGCCATCATGTCCACCAGCTCCTACCGTGCTGAAGCCGGCACCGTGCAGGGGCATCTGGATATCGCTCGCTTCATCACCACTCCCAAGGGTGAGATCGCCGGTAAGGTGCTGTTGGTCGATGATCTTGCGGACTCCGGCCACACTCTGCATGCCGTGATCAATATGTTGAAGACCAACTATGCTCCGATCACCGAACTGCGCAGTGCGGTGATCTGGACGAAGGGCCTGTCTACGTTCTCTGCAGACTACTCTGTGGAATTTCTGCCGACAAACCCCTGGATTCATCAGCCCTTTGAAGGCTATGACAGCCTGAGCCCCGACAAGTTGCTCGAGAAGTGGCGTGTGTAG
- the hflK gene encoding FtsH protease activity modulator HflK — protein sequence MNFQNRTLRWTSLPARIRGMFNLNDPRWGRGEDNKSDDGARPEDRPAPPPSGNRGGDQRPGNGQPPDLDELWRDLNRKLGGLFGSKNGGGRGPGNGGGSGGGFQPDMKSAGVGVGLIAGIVFVIWMGTGFFIVQEGQQAVITQFGKYKSTVGAGFNWRLPYPIERHELVFVTQIRSADVGRDSVIKSTGLRESAMLTEDENIVEIKFAVQYRLSDARAWLFESKNPSDAVVQAAETAVREVVGKMRMDTALAEERDQIAPRVRALMQTILDRYKVGVEVVGINLQQGGVRPPEQVQASFDDVLKAGQERERAKNEAQAYANDVIPRAVGSASRLNEEAAAYKARIVAQAQGDAQRFSSILAEYQKSPQVTRDRMYLEAMQQIYGNVTKVLVESRQGSNLLYLPLDKIMQGVASGAGPLDAPAAAAPAPAVVPAVPSSTFSNDPRARDSSRTRDRESR from the coding sequence ATGAATTTCCAAAATCGCACCCTACGCTGGACTTCGCTGCCAGCACGTATTCGGGGCATGTTCAACCTGAACGATCCCCGGTGGGGACGCGGCGAAGACAACAAGTCCGATGATGGCGCACGCCCAGAGGACCGCCCCGCTCCCCCGCCTTCGGGAAACCGGGGGGGTGACCAGCGCCCGGGCAATGGGCAGCCGCCGGATCTCGACGAACTGTGGCGCGACCTGAACCGGAAGCTGGGCGGATTGTTTGGATCCAAGAACGGTGGCGGGCGCGGGCCGGGCAACGGTGGCGGTTCGGGCGGCGGGTTCCAACCCGACATGAAGAGCGCAGGCGTTGGTGTGGGGCTGATCGCCGGGATTGTGTTTGTCATCTGGATGGGGACAGGGTTCTTCATCGTCCAGGAAGGCCAGCAGGCCGTGATCACTCAGTTTGGCAAATACAAGAGTACGGTGGGCGCGGGTTTCAACTGGCGATTGCCATACCCCATCGAGCGCCACGAGCTTGTTTTCGTGACCCAGATTCGCTCCGCCGACGTGGGCCGGGACAGCGTCATCAAGAGCACCGGCCTGCGCGAGTCGGCCATGCTCACCGAAGACGAGAACATCGTCGAGATCAAGTTTGCGGTGCAGTACCGCTTGAGTGATGCGCGTGCCTGGCTGTTTGAAAGCAAGAATCCGTCGGATGCAGTGGTACAGGCCGCCGAAACGGCGGTTCGCGAAGTGGTAGGAAAGATGCGCATGGATACGGCCCTGGCCGAAGAGCGTGACCAGATTGCACCGCGGGTCCGTGCGCTCATGCAAACCATTCTTGACCGCTACAAGGTCGGTGTCGAAGTTGTTGGAATCAATCTGCAGCAGGGGGGGGTGCGTCCACCTGAACAGGTGCAGGCGTCGTTTGACGATGTGCTGAAAGCAGGGCAGGAGCGCGAGCGGGCCAAGAACGAAGCGCAGGCATACGCCAATGATGTCATCCCGCGTGCAGTGGGCTCTGCGTCGCGCTTGAATGAGGAGGCGGCAGCTTACAAGGCGCGGATTGTTGCGCAGGCGCAAGGCGATGCGCAACGCTTCTCTTCCATTCTGGCGGAATACCAAAAATCGCCTCAGGTGACCCGTGACCGCATGTACCTGGAGGCCATGCAGCAGATTTACGGCAATGTGACCAAAGTGCTGGTCGAGTCGCGCCAGGGCTCCAATCTGCTGTATCTGCCCCTGGACAAGATCATGCAAGGCGTGGCGAGCGGAGCAGGGCCTCTGGATGCTCCGGCTGCCGCTGCGCCCGCGCCGGCGGTGGTGCCTGCCGTGCCTTCGTCCACTTTTTCGAATGACCCCCGAGCGCGTGACAGCAGTCGCACACGCGATCGTGAATCTCGCTAG
- a CDS encoding adenylosuccinate synthase, with the protein MKATKGRNVVVVGTQWGDEGKGKLVDWLTESAQGVVRFQGGHNAGHTLVINGVKTALHLIPSGIMRPGVKCYIGNGVVLSAAKLFEEIEGLEKAGVEVRSRLRISEACPLILPFHAAIDVAREAAREQGGTEKIGTTGRGIGPAYEDKIARRALRVQDLKYPERFAAKLRELLDLHNHTLTTYLRSGSFVFGDALKPYIQDGKVQFDVVYAEAMRHAELLKPMMADVSRELNDAHREGANLLFEGAQGTLLDVDHGTYPYVTSSNCVAGNAAAGSGVGPGMLHYILGITKAYCTRVGGGPFPTELDWEVPGTPGYHMSTVGAEKGVTTGRSRRCGWFDAALLKRSAQVNGLSGLCITKLDVLDGLEELLLCTGYELDGERIDLLPMGAEDIARCTPIYETLSGWGDSTVGVTDYAKLPESARRYLERIEQVTGVPIDMISTSPDRDHTIMMRHPYVAG; encoded by the coding sequence ATGAAAGCAACCAAAGGTCGCAATGTAGTGGTGGTCGGGACCCAGTGGGGTGACGAAGGCAAGGGCAAACTTGTTGATTGGCTGACAGAGAGTGCCCAAGGCGTGGTCCGTTTTCAAGGCGGGCACAACGCTGGCCATACGCTGGTGATCAATGGGGTCAAGACTGCGTTGCACTTGATTCCCAGCGGCATCATGCGACCCGGGGTGAAGTGCTACATCGGCAACGGCGTCGTGCTGTCGGCTGCCAAACTGTTCGAGGAAATCGAAGGCCTTGAGAAGGCGGGTGTCGAAGTGCGGTCACGCCTGCGCATCAGCGAGGCCTGTCCCTTGATCCTTCCTTTCCATGCTGCCATCGACGTGGCGCGTGAAGCCGCGCGCGAGCAGGGCGGTACGGAGAAGATTGGAACAACAGGGCGGGGTATTGGTCCCGCGTACGAAGACAAGATTGCCCGCCGCGCACTGCGGGTGCAGGACCTGAAATACCCAGAGCGGTTTGCAGCCAAGCTGCGTGAGTTGCTGGACCTGCACAACCATACCCTCACGACGTACCTCCGCTCCGGCTCGTTCGTGTTTGGTGATGCGCTCAAGCCGTACATCCAGGATGGCAAGGTTCAGTTTGACGTGGTCTATGCAGAGGCGATGCGCCATGCCGAATTGCTCAAGCCCATGATGGCCGATGTGTCACGTGAATTGAACGATGCTCACCGCGAAGGCGCCAATCTCCTGTTCGAAGGTGCACAAGGTACGTTGCTGGATGTGGACCATGGCACCTATCCCTATGTCACGTCCAGCAACTGCGTGGCCGGCAACGCAGCGGCGGGATCCGGCGTGGGGCCTGGCATGCTGCATTACATCCTTGGCATCACCAAAGCGTATTGCACCCGCGTAGGCGGGGGGCCATTTCCCACCGAGCTGGACTGGGAAGTGCCAGGTACGCCGGGTTACCACATGAGCACGGTGGGTGCTGAAAAGGGCGTGACTACTGGACGCAGCCGCCGCTGCGGCTGGTTTGATGCCGCATTGCTCAAGCGCAGTGCGCAGGTCAATGGCCTCTCTGGCTTGTGCATCACCAAGCTGGACGTTCTGGATGGCCTCGAAGAACTGTTGCTTTGCACGGGATATGAGCTCGATGGCGAACGCATTGATCTGTTGCCCATGGGGGCCGAAGACATCGCCCGCTGCACCCCTATCTACGAGACATTGTCAGGGTGGGGTGACTCCACCGTTGGTGTGACCGACTATGCCAAGCTCCCGGAAAGTGCCCGGCGCTACCTGGAGCGCATCGAGCAGGTGACAGGTGTGCCGATCGACATGATTTCTACTAGTCCGGATCGGGATCACACCATCATGATGCGCCACCCCTATGTCGCAGGCTGA
- the hflX gene encoding GTPase HflX produces MTSSRVDGTPVLLVGVDFGFPHFDGDLEELGLLAQTAGMNPVGRLTCKRKAPDAALFVGSGKADEIRTAAQMHGAVEVLFDQSLSPAQQRNLERHLELPVNDRTLLILEIFAQRARSHEGKLQVELARLQYLSTRLVRRWSHLERQTGGIGARGGPGEKQIELDRRMIGDAVKRTRERLVKVKRQRSTQRRQRERRDTFNISLVGYTNAGKSTLFNALVKARAYAADQLFATLDTTTRQLYLGAAGRSVSLSDTVGFIRDLPHGLVDAFQATLQEAIDADLLLHVVDASNPGFPEQMAQVQKVLHEIGAADIPQILVFNKLDALQAEQRPPLLEDQYDVDGQLFQRLFVSARSGEGLDTLRQALASRVVIAAQEGMTPGAAIELPGSEP; encoded by the coding sequence ATGACATCTTCGCGCGTGGACGGCACCCCGGTGCTGCTGGTGGGGGTGGACTTTGGTTTTCCCCATTTTGATGGCGATCTCGAGGAATTGGGCCTGCTCGCACAGACGGCGGGTATGAACCCGGTTGGCCGCCTGACATGCAAACGCAAGGCCCCGGACGCGGCCTTGTTTGTCGGAAGTGGCAAGGCAGACGAAATTCGCACTGCGGCACAGATGCACGGTGCGGTAGAGGTGCTGTTCGATCAATCGCTCAGCCCAGCCCAGCAACGTAACCTGGAGCGTCACCTTGAGCTTCCAGTCAACGACCGCACGCTGCTGATTCTGGAGATTTTTGCCCAGCGCGCCCGCAGCCATGAGGGCAAGCTTCAGGTGGAGCTCGCGCGACTGCAGTACCTCAGCACCCGCCTCGTGCGTCGATGGTCTCACCTGGAGCGTCAGACGGGTGGGATTGGCGCACGTGGTGGCCCTGGCGAGAAGCAGATTGAACTCGACCGCCGGATGATTGGCGACGCCGTCAAGCGCACCCGCGAGCGTCTTGTCAAGGTCAAGCGGCAGCGGTCCACCCAGAGGCGGCAACGGGAGCGGCGCGACACCTTCAATATTTCATTGGTCGGCTACACCAATGCGGGCAAGTCCACCTTGTTCAATGCGTTGGTGAAGGCCCGTGCCTATGCCGCAGACCAACTGTTTGCCACGCTGGACACGACAACGCGCCAACTGTATCTGGGCGCTGCAGGACGATCAGTGTCCCTCTCCGATACGGTTGGATTCATTCGGGACCTACCCCATGGCCTGGTGGATGCATTCCAGGCGACGTTGCAGGAGGCCATTGATGCGGATCTGCTGCTTCATGTGGTGGATGCCTCCAATCCGGGCTTTCCGGAGCAGATGGCGCAGGTCCAGAAGGTGCTGCATGAGATCGGGGCTGCGGATATTCCTCAGATACTGGTGTTCAACAAGCTGGATGCTCTGCAGGCGGAGCAACGTCCCCCGCTTCTGGAGGATCAGTACGATGTGGATGGGCAATTGTTCCAGCGCCTGTTCGTGAGCGCGCGCTCCGGCGAAGGGCTGGACACGCTTCGCCAGGCGCTTGCATCCAGGGTGGTGATTGCGGCTCAAGAAGGCATGACCCCTGGTGCCGCCATTGAATTGCCAGGGTCCGAGCCCTGA
- a CDS encoding 16S rRNA pseudouridine(516) synthase, which produces MQLQDILYSQGFGTRRVCAGLVQQGWVSVRESSSGTQGYEPCTDAAAELEPEGLILRVQGVDWPYHAKAYVLLHKPAGTECSQKPSTYPSIYTLLPPPLRQRPTKSAVQGVQAVGRLDQDTTGLLLLSDDGQFIHRMSSPKKHVAKVYQVTTKHPVDGGQIAKLLAGVVLDDDPKPVRAAACEQVESHRLALTLTEGKYHQVKRMLAAVGNRVEGLHRSRIGAMELPSDLAPGAWKWLNHDELDLLAQSN; this is translated from the coding sequence ATGCAGCTGCAAGATATTCTGTATTCCCAAGGCTTTGGCACCCGCCGTGTCTGCGCGGGGTTGGTACAGCAGGGCTGGGTATCGGTGCGCGAATCGTCGTCCGGCACCCAGGGTTACGAGCCGTGCACCGACGCGGCAGCCGAGCTGGAGCCGGAAGGGTTGATACTGCGCGTTCAGGGCGTCGATTGGCCTTATCACGCCAAAGCGTATGTGTTGCTGCACAAGCCCGCAGGCACCGAATGCTCTCAAAAGCCTTCGACTTACCCGAGCATCTATACCTTGCTGCCGCCCCCTTTGCGCCAGCGGCCTACGAAAAGTGCGGTTCAAGGGGTGCAGGCTGTGGGCCGGCTGGACCAGGACACCACAGGATTGCTGTTGCTGAGCGATGATGGACAGTTCATTCACCGGATGAGTTCGCCCAAGAAACATGTGGCCAAGGTGTACCAAGTCACCACGAAGCACCCCGTGGATGGCGGACAGATCGCAAAGCTGCTTGCAGGCGTGGTGCTCGACGACGATCCGAAACCGGTGAGGGCAGCGGCCTGCGAGCAAGTGGAGAGCCATCGGCTGGCCCTCACGCTGACAGAAGGAAAATACCACCAGGTCAAGCGCATGCTCGCTGCTGTTGGCAATCGCGTGGAGGGGCTGCATCGGTCACGCATCGGTGCGATGGAGTTGCCATCTGATCTGGCCCCCGGTGCGTGGAAATGGCTCAACCACGACGAACTGGATTTGCTTGCTCAATCCAATTGA
- the der gene encoding ribosome biogenesis GTPase Der, giving the protein MKPVIALVGRPNVGKSTLFNRLTKSRDAIVADFAGLTRDRHYGNGKQGKHEYIVIDTGGFEPDASSGIYKEMAKQTQQAVAEADVVIFVVDARAGVSAQDHDIANYLRRLGKPCVLVANKAEGMLEGVQLAEFYELGLGEVYPVSAAHGQGIRSLVDIALEPLQLPEPDDSETGSDKSIIKLAVAGRPNVGKSTLINTWLGEERLVAFDMPGTTRDAITVPFERNGQRFELVDTAGLRRKGKVFEAIEKFSVVKTLQAIESANVVLLLLDATQGVTDQDAHIAGYILESGRAVVVAVNKWDAVDDYQRQLLERSIETRLAFLKFASMHFISAKKRQGLGPLWTSIAQAHKAATCKMSTPVLTRLLLEAVQFQSPKRAGMFRPKMRYAHQGGMNPPVIVIHGNSLEHVTDAYKRFLEGRFRKEFDLVGTPLRIEMKTSHNPFADKDEA; this is encoded by the coding sequence ATGAAGCCAGTTATCGCCCTCGTCGGGCGTCCGAATGTCGGCAAGTCCACGCTTTTCAACCGTCTGACCAAGTCTCGCGACGCCATCGTGGCGGATTTCGCCGGGCTGACGCGAGACCGGCATTACGGCAATGGCAAGCAAGGCAAGCACGAGTACATCGTCATCGATACAGGGGGCTTCGAGCCTGATGCATCGAGTGGCATCTACAAGGAGATGGCCAAGCAGACGCAGCAGGCCGTTGCCGAGGCGGATGTGGTCATCTTCGTGGTCGATGCACGTGCCGGCGTTTCTGCGCAGGACCATGACATTGCAAACTACCTGCGCCGCCTTGGCAAACCCTGTGTGCTGGTCGCCAACAAGGCGGAGGGCATGCTGGAAGGCGTGCAGCTAGCAGAGTTTTATGAGCTGGGGCTGGGCGAGGTGTATCCCGTGTCCGCGGCGCATGGGCAGGGTATCCGCAGTCTGGTTGATATCGCCCTGGAACCCCTGCAGCTTCCTGAGCCGGACGACTCCGAGACCGGCTCCGACAAGAGCATCATCAAGCTTGCCGTCGCAGGGCGGCCCAATGTCGGTAAATCGACGCTGATCAACACTTGGCTTGGCGAGGAGCGCCTTGTCGCGTTTGACATGCCGGGCACGACCCGGGATGCCATCACCGTGCCATTCGAGCGCAATGGCCAACGCTTCGAGCTGGTCGATACGGCGGGGTTGCGCCGCAAGGGCAAGGTGTTTGAGGCGATCGAGAAATTTTCGGTCGTGAAGACTCTCCAGGCCATTGAATCGGCCAACGTGGTTCTGCTGCTGCTGGACGCGACCCAGGGGGTCACGGATCAGGATGCGCACATCGCAGGCTACATCCTTGAAAGCGGCAGGGCCGTGGTGGTGGCTGTCAACAAATGGGATGCCGTGGACGACTACCAGCGCCAGTTGCTGGAACGGTCCATCGAGACCCGGCTCGCCTTTCTGAAGTTTGCCTCGATGCATTTCATTTCCGCCAAGAAGCGGCAGGGGCTGGGGCCGCTGTGGACGTCGATCGCCCAGGCGCACAAGGCGGCAACCTGCAAAATGTCCACGCCGGTGCTTACACGCCTGCTCCTGGAGGCTGTGCAGTTCCAAAGTCCCAAGCGAGCAGGCATGTTCCGCCCCAAGATGCGATATGCACACCAGGGGGGCATGAACCCGCCGGTGATCGTGATCCATGGCAATTCGCTCGAACATGTCACCGATGCCTACAAGCGCTTCCTGGAAGGACGCTTCCGCAAAGAGTTTGATCTGGTGGGCACGCCGCTGCGGATAGAAATGAAAACCTCCCACAATCCTTTTGCCGACAAGGACGAGGCCTGA